The Clostridia bacterium DNA segment CACCATATCTTTTATGCCTTTAATCCCATGCGGATTGCCTTTTTCGACCATAAGCCCCTGTTGCCTGTAGACTAAATTCATCAAGATAATATCCTCATCGGGGAGATATTTTTTAACATAAGACTCATTGTATTCGCCGGTTTCCTCATCCAATAAATGAATACCAGCCATATGGGTCTCTCCTCTACGCATGGCCATCAAGCCGCCAAAGCTTCCCGTATTGGCTGAAGATAGTCTAATATCTGGATGATGCATCCTGATACAAGAGCCCAATTGGTCCTGCGTCAAATCATGGCTACCGATGGATATAATATTTCTAAGGATGGCATTTCTTTCTTTTATAAGCTCAATCTCTACTTCTTCCCCTGCAGAGTACCCTTCTAGATTCTCAGGAACAATTAAGAGCCCGTCTGCCTTTATCAGTGAACTAATAACACCAGCACCTCTAGAAATTGGCGTTGCGACCATTTTGTTACCCACTTGACCCAAGGTAACCCGGATATACTCCTTTGAGCCACCACTAGAATTAGTAGTTCGTGAAATATGAGCTTTAATTTTATCCTTAGGTGGCAACAAGTTTTGTTGCATGGCTTCCATCAATGGTCTTACTAGAATCTCACAGTCAAGAGTCGCTGATACTGGATATCCAGGGAGACCCACGATGGGCGTATTGCCAATAAGGCCCAACAAAGCCGGTTTACCCGGTTTTACCGCAAGACCATGTACGACTACCTCACCTAGTTCTTCGATGGCTTGGTGGGTAAAATCTTCTCGTCCTGCAGACGAACCCGCATTGATTATAACCACATCATAGGTATCGGAAGCTTTCTGTAAAGCTTGCTTAATCTGCTCGAGCTCGTCCTCCACGATATCTTCTACTACAGGTATGGCCCCCCATTCCGTAAGTAGCGCCGAAAATATCGCTGAATTGTATTCCACCAAATCTCCCGCTTTCAGGTTGCTTTCCGCTTTCTTGATCTCGGTCCCAGTAGGAATAATCGCCACACGTGGTCTTTGGCGCACCAACAAGCGAAATACTCCACCTGCTAAAAATCCTCCTAGATCATAGGCCCCAACCCTATGGTTTACCGGCACAATCATCTCAGTGGCAGTCAGATCTTCTCCAACCGGTCTGACATGCTGCCAGGGTATTGCTGGACGAACTATTTCTGCCACTCCTTTTTGAGGGTAATGTACTTCCTCACTCATAATGACCGCATTACATCCTTCCGGAAGGGGATCTCCTGTATCTACTTCATGGTACTGATTTGTTAGATGTAAAAGAACCGGATTCGTATCTCGGGCAAGTAAGGTCTCCTCTGCCTTAACCGCAATACCATCCATAGCGGACGCTAGGAAATGAGGTGAATGGCGCTTTGCTAGTACCGCTTCTGCTGTTATGCGTCCAAGCGCATCCCGCACATCTACTGATTCCGTTTGAAGCAAAAGAGCTCCACTTTCCTCAAGCCGTAAAAACCAGCGTCGAAGAGCCTCGTCTAATTCTATGTTTTCAAGATATATTCTTCTAGCCACAATTTTCTCCTTGTATCTGCACTAATACAAATAAACGCGTACAGATTTCCCCTCAGGATAGCCTTCCGTTCCTGCCGGAATAATGATTTCTCCATCACCTTCAGTCAAAAGACTGACGATACCAGATACACCTAGTAATGGAACTACTTCAAGCTCTCCATTGGATTCACGCACCTTTACCTTAATATGGTCATCCCTACCACTCTCTGAAGGTACATTACGCGTCAAAACGCCCATCACAGTATTCTTCCAACGGTTCTCCGAAGGGGTTCTTAGAAGGGGTTTTCCCAACACATCGAACACTGTCCTAGACGATACGGGATGTCCCGGCAAGCCCAAAAGTACCTTACCATCTTTGGTCGCTCCTAAGGCTGGTTTCCCCGGTTTCAAAGGAATTCCATGAAACAATGGGTCCCTACCGGTCAAATCTTTCAAAACACTAAGACAGTAGTCCCTCGTTCCCACTGAACTTCCACCCGAAATAAGCACCATATGGTTTTCTCTAAAGGCTTGTTCCACTAGATTATATAGATGTTGGTACTCATCTTTCGCCACTGGATAAACGTTCGCCACAGCACCAACGCTTCTTACTTCTCCTCTAAGGATATAGCTGTTCACATCCCGAATCTCACCCATCTTTGGCGTGTTTTCGGGAGAAATAATTTCATTTCCCGTAGAAAGAATACCTACCCTATAGCGTTCCAAAACTGGTATTTCCACAATGCCCTGGCTTGCCAAGAGTCCCACTTCCTGGGGTCTTAGACGCTTTTTGGCAGGAATCAAAAGATCCCCTACTTCCACATCTTCGCCTTTTCTAACAACATTTTCACCAGCAGCTACCTCTTTGAAAGCCAACAGTTCATCTTCTGAAAGAAGATCGGCATACTCAATCATTAGAACCGCATCGGTTCCTTCAGGAAGCATGCCTCCTGTGGGAATGTAGGATGCTTCACCCTTTTTAAGGCTGAAAGTTGTCTCTTGACCCATCAGAATTTCTTCACCAAGCTTTAATAGACCCGGCAATGCCTCCGACGCACCAAAAGTATCTTGCGCTCTAAGTGCATAGCCATCCTTCGTGGAACGACTAAAATTAGGCACCTGCTCTACCGCATAGAT contains these protein-coding regions:
- a CDS encoding molybdopterin molybdotransferase MoeA — encoded protein: MKELFNLTSIPEAKHILEEVFNPTLKVEKVNLDDALGRISAEDIYAVEQVPNFSRSTKDGYALRAQDTFGASEALPGLLKLGEEILMGQETTFSLKKGEASYIPTGGMLPEGTDAVLMIEYADLLSEDELLAFKEVAAGENVVRKGEDVEVGDLLIPAKKRLRPQEVGLLASQGIVEIPVLERYRVGILSTGNEIISPENTPKMGEIRDVNSYILRGEVRSVGAVANVYPVAKDEYQHLYNLVEQAFRENHMVLISGGSSVGTRDYCLSVLKDLTGRDPLFHGIPLKPGKPALGATKDGKVLLGLPGHPVSSRTVFDVLGKPLLRTPSENRWKNTVMGVLTRNVPSESGRDDHIKVKVRESNGELEVVPLLGVSGIVSLLTEGDGEIIIPAGTEGYPEGKSVRVYLY
- a CDS encoding molybdopterin biosynthesis protein, with translation MARRIYLENIELDEALRRWFLRLEESGALLLQTESVDVRDALGRITAEAVLAKRHSPHFLASAMDGIAVKAEETLLARDTNPVLLHLTNQYHEVDTGDPLPEGCNAVIMSEEVHYPQKGVAEIVRPAIPWQHVRPVGEDLTATEMIVPVNHRVGAYDLGGFLAGGVFRLLVRQRPRVAIIPTGTEIKKAESNLKAGDLVEYNSAIFSALLTEWGAIPVVEDIVEDELEQIKQALQKASDTYDVVIINAGSSAGREDFTHQAIEELGEVVVHGLAVKPGKPALLGLIGNTPIVGLPGYPVSATLDCEILVRPLMEAMQQNLLPPKDKIKAHISRTTNSSGGSKEYIRVTLGQVGNKMVATPISRGAGVISSLIKADGLLIVPENLEGYSAGEEVEIELIKERNAILRNIISIGSHDLTQDQLGSCIRMHHPDIRLSSANTGSFGGLMAMRRGETHMAGIHLLDEETGEYNESYVKKYLPDEDIILMNLVYRQQGLMVEKGNPHGIKGIKDMVNRKLSYVNRQKGSGTRILLDHILKQEGLDPDKLLGYDLEEYTHLGVGTAILSGQAMAGLAVYSAAKSLDLGFLPLYEERYDLLLRADFFHSKEGQALCEAVNSEDFARRVTKLGGYSLRDTGKIWLMTGGQELEHEG